From one Gracilibacillus salinarum genomic stretch:
- a CDS encoding cytochrome P450, with the protein MAMPKEGGLDHTLEVLKEGYHYIMNHAEKFDHRIFETRILAEKVICMVGKEEAELFYDNEKFSRKNAAPGRIQKTLFGQGGVQGLDGQAHHHRKNMFMSLMTKEKLTEMQALVREEWRAEVKANQEKLEVYDAAKNVLTRAALKWTGVSVDSTDEEQWVDELSDMFEHAADVGPKHWKARYSRIKAQGWLEDMVDKVRNHELAADQDRALYQFSMHKDHNGKGLEKSIVAVEILNLLRPIVAIAVYIDFLMLSIHDFPEKVAHIEDGDAKSFIQEVRRYYPFFPFAAARVKQDFTWKGYEFKEGTLTLIDLYGTNHDPDIWENPERFEPERFMEWKSSPFDFIPQGGGEFDIGHRCAGEWMTIDILKETAEFFVNEVSYSFPKQNLAYSMNDIPSLPKSRVVITFE; encoded by the coding sequence ATGGCGATGCCTAAAGAGGGTGGACTTGATCACACTTTAGAAGTGTTAAAAGAAGGTTATCATTATATCATGAATCATGCCGAGAAGTTTGATCATCGTATTTTTGAAACAAGAATTTTAGCAGAAAAAGTCATCTGTATGGTCGGGAAAGAAGAAGCGGAATTATTTTATGACAACGAAAAGTTTTCACGAAAAAATGCAGCTCCTGGCCGTATTCAAAAAACATTATTCGGTCAGGGTGGTGTACAGGGGTTGGATGGGCAAGCGCACCATCATCGTAAGAATATGTTCATGTCATTGATGACAAAAGAAAAATTAACAGAAATGCAAGCGTTAGTCCGTGAAGAGTGGCGTGCTGAAGTGAAAGCCAATCAAGAAAAATTGGAAGTCTATGATGCTGCGAAAAATGTGCTGACAAGGGCTGCATTGAAATGGACTGGCGTTTCAGTAGACTCAACTGATGAGGAACAATGGGTGGACGAATTAAGTGATATGTTTGAACATGCAGCAGATGTTGGTCCAAAGCATTGGAAGGCTAGATATTCTCGAATCAAAGCGCAGGGATGGCTCGAAGACATGGTGGACAAAGTGAGAAACCATGAGTTAGCAGCAGATCAGGATCGAGCTCTATACCAGTTTTCGATGCATAAAGATCATAACGGGAAAGGTTTAGAAAAGAGCATTGTTGCCGTAGAGATATTAAATTTGTTACGGCCGATTGTTGCCATTGCAGTATATATTGATTTTCTTATGCTATCGATTCACGACTTTCCAGAAAAGGTCGCACATATTGAGGATGGGGATGCTAAAAGCTTTATACAAGAGGTTCGCCGTTATTATCCATTTTTCCCTTTTGCAGCAGCACGCGTCAAACAGGACTTCACTTGGAAAGGGTATGAATTCAAAGAAGGTACGCTAACGCTTATCGATTTGTATGGTACTAATCATGATCCTGACATATGGGAAAATCCGGAGCGGTTTGAGCCAGAACGTTTTATGGAATGGAAAAGTAGTCCGTTTGATTTTATTCCACAAGGAGGAGGAGAATTCGATATCGGTCACCGTTGTGCCGGCGAATGGATGACGATTGATATATTGAAAGAAACAGCTGAATTTTTTGTGAATGAGGTTTCTTATTCCTTTCCAAAGCAGAATCTTGCTTACAGCATGAATGATATTCCGTCGCTTCCGAAGAGTAGAGTAGTCATTACATTTGAATAA
- a CDS encoding MazG nucleotide pyrophosphohydrolase domain-containing protein, whose protein sequence is MKELQAYMAAYHKEMNWEISGENYQEEQASFLHNYMLLSTEVAEVAEELRKVFNSTNKQLNQGTPESEAFEAAKESVREDVGKELADCMAYIVKYANYFEIDLESAFYQKMVEVKERKNKDIGVQTKD, encoded by the coding sequence TTGAAAGAATTGCAAGCATATATGGCAGCTTATCACAAAGAGATGAATTGGGAAATTAGCGGAGAAAATTATCAGGAAGAACAAGCATCATTCCTACATAACTATATGCTATTGTCAACAGAAGTGGCAGAGGTAGCAGAGGAACTGCGAAAAGTGTTTAACAGCACAAACAAGCAATTGAATCAAGGTACTCCAGAATCAGAAGCGTTTGAAGCAGCGAAAGAAAGTGTTAGAGAAGATGTAGGTAAAGAACTGGCAGACTGTATGGCCTACATCGTCAAATACGCTAATTATTTTGAGATTGATTTAGAATCAGCCTTCTATCAGAAAATGGTCGAAGTAAAAGAACGGAAAAATAAAGATATAGGAGTACAAACGAAAGACTGA